In Bdellovibrionales bacterium, one genomic interval encodes:
- the recR gene encoding recombination mediator RecR, whose translation MLNIPTLERLRHELSRLPGIGPKSAQRLIHFILKNRDFSLNLREALMDVESHIRLCTSCFSYTDQTEECYYCQNPQRRSHFICVVEEAENISQIDASGAFDGRFHVLHGVISPLQGVRPEDLKIKQLIERIDQLLAEQPQLTVEVLLALDSDLEGDTTMLYLAKVLASRPQVKVSRLAQGVPIGSHLDFVDHRTLSRALENRITL comes from the coding sequence ATGCTAAATATCCCAACGCTGGAACGACTCCGTCATGAATTAAGCCGCCTCCCCGGCATTGGGCCGAAATCGGCGCAGCGATTGATCCACTTTATTTTAAAAAACCGAGATTTCTCACTCAACCTGCGCGAGGCATTGATGGATGTGGAAAGTCATATCCGCTTATGCACCAGTTGCTTTAGCTACACCGATCAAACGGAAGAGTGCTACTACTGCCAAAATCCTCAGCGCCGCTCCCATTTTATTTGCGTGGTCGAAGAAGCTGAGAATATTTCGCAAATTGACGCATCAGGCGCTTTTGATGGCCGCTTTCATGTCCTCCATGGGGTGATTTCCCCGCTTCAGGGAGTGCGTCCCGAGGACTTGAAAATCAAGCAGCTCATCGAAAGGATTGACCAACTGCTCGCAGAACAGCCACAATTAACCGTAGAAGTACTTTTGGCGTTGGATTCCGACCTCGAGGGCGACACCACCATGTTGTACCTTGCAAAAGTATTGGCGAGCCGACCTCAGGTGAAAGTTTCGCGACTGGCTCAAGGAGTACCGATCGGAAGTCATTTGGATTTTGTCGATCACCGCACGTTGAGTCGCGCATTGGAAAATAGGATTACTTTGTAA
- the dnaX gene encoding DNA polymerase III subunit gamma/tau: MSHYEVIARKWRPQEFQNLVGQNHIAQTLLNALTSGRIPHALLFTGPRGTGKTSTARIFAKALRCTQAKNFIPCQVCSDCQDIALGRHIDVIEIDGASNNGVDSIRELRDSVGYLPSTGKYKIYIVDEVHMLSTSAFNALLKTLEEPPSHVVFVLATTEVQKIPNTILSRCQRFDFKMISQKEIAKHLGVICESEQVKYEKEALWMIAKQAKGSMRDSQSLLDQIISFSNKNVTTATVAEVLGLTQRELINQALAAVVQRDQKSLISVIARFAEAGHDPQLFIEDFLDQIRNALMVKIGAHQSHFPLDIPDSEILFLTDLVKEFSEEDLHLFFDMTLKGSLNLLRAPEPRMAFEMLLLKLLAAPRVVDLEKIISGSGEMSAGSKTSVPLMKPTPKKTTFTPDPPPVDEPLITPKELPTDPWLRFVEQVRGSNSLLAALIEHTFIIEQTPTHLKLGLPEKMSFLVDKIKDPKNLERLQGFLENFWKQKLSVEVSVNKGATASMTPKQTVVKAEQDLKSKEKKQVEEHPLVKKAQSIFKSEIVSIKEKHR; the protein is encoded by the coding sequence ATGTCGCATTACGAAGTGATAGCCAGAAAATGGCGACCCCAGGAATTCCAAAACCTGGTGGGACAAAATCATATCGCACAAACTCTGCTGAATGCCCTCACTTCGGGTCGCATTCCCCATGCGCTATTATTCACCGGGCCTCGCGGCACGGGTAAAACTTCCACCGCACGTATTTTTGCAAAAGCCCTCCGCTGTACTCAGGCTAAAAATTTTATTCCCTGCCAGGTGTGCTCCGACTGCCAAGATATCGCTCTCGGCCGCCACATCGACGTGATCGAAATTGATGGAGCGAGCAATAACGGCGTCGACTCCATCCGCGAACTTCGTGATTCCGTGGGTTACTTACCCTCTACTGGAAAATACAAAATTTATATCGTCGACGAAGTGCACATGTTGTCGACCAGTGCCTTTAATGCGCTCTTAAAAACTTTGGAAGAGCCTCCTTCTCACGTGGTCTTTGTTTTAGCCACGACTGAAGTTCAAAAAATTCCCAATACGATTCTGTCTCGCTGTCAGCGCTTTGACTTTAAAATGATTTCGCAAAAAGAAATCGCTAAGCACTTAGGTGTGATTTGCGAAAGCGAACAGGTCAAGTACGAGAAAGAAGCTCTCTGGATGATCGCCAAGCAAGCTAAAGGCTCCATGCGCGATAGTCAGAGCTTACTCGATCAGATTATCTCCTTCTCTAACAAAAATGTTACAACCGCCACGGTCGCCGAAGTTTTAGGGCTGACGCAAAGAGAGCTGATCAATCAAGCCTTAGCGGCGGTGGTTCAGCGCGATCAGAAATCGTTGATCAGTGTGATCGCCCGTTTTGCCGAAGCGGGGCATGATCCCCAACTTTTTATCGAAGATTTTTTAGACCAGATCCGAAATGCTTTGATGGTCAAGATCGGCGCCCATCAGTCTCACTTCCCTCTCGATATTCCAGATTCTGAAATCTTATTTCTTACAGACTTGGTCAAAGAGTTTTCCGAAGAAGATCTGCATCTCTTTTTTGATATGACTCTTAAGGGAAGTTTAAATCTTCTACGCGCTCCCGAGCCGCGCATGGCCTTCGAAATGCTTCTCTTAAAACTTCTCGCCGCCCCACGGGTGGTCGATTTAGAAAAAATCATTTCCGGCAGTGGAGAGATGTCCGCGGGCAGCAAAACTTCCGTGCCTCTGATGAAGCCCACACCCAAAAAGACCACTTTTACGCCGGACCCGCCACCTGTCGACGAGCCTCTGATCACTCCTAAAGAGCTTCCAACAGACCCTTGGCTCCGCTTTGTCGAACAGGTCCGAGGGTCCAATAGTTTATTAGCCGCTCTCATTGAGCACACATTTATTATTGAACAAACGCCGACCCATTTGAAGTTAGGGCTTCCAGAAAAAATGTCTTTCCTCGTGGATAAAATTAAAGATCCCAAAAATTTAGAACGCCTCCAAGGCTTTTTAGAAAACTTCTGGAAACAAAAACTCAGTGTCGAAGTGAGCGTGAACAAAGGCGCCACCGCTTCGATGACCCCTAAGCAAACCGTCGTCAAAGCCGAGCAAGACTTAAAGAGTAAAGAAAAAAAACAAGTGGAAGAACATCCCCTCGTTAAAAAAGCTCAATCTATTTTTAAAAGTGAAATCGTATCGATCAAGGAGAAGCACCGATGA
- a CDS encoding OmpA family protein, giving the protein MKFMIGFLLLVTTSTSFAQYDLTGRWGVGVGAGINSVLGPDVFTEGATELDGGFHGSAWARYHVSSRFGLELSYSRMMFKFKDETSLPLNGRDPAVDAIDFNLAYRMFPLERWHALFQVGAGYARISDVGAGTDSEDDFTWKARAGAEYMATPDLMLAVYADYRFVNLGSGTDSKIEVLSPLLGLTYYFGGKSSAKASPDSDGDGVYDDQDKCPNTPANANVGGDGCPLTTQKGDADGDGVADAEDKCPNSERGQPVTEFGCTKTDKLEITLNVQFKPGSAIIDPKFTEDLKKFAEFLKQYPDTTTEIEGHTDNTGSEKQNYSISQKRANAVMNYLVKQKIDKKRLTAKGYGPSQAVGDNNTPEGREKNRRVVAHVQSTK; this is encoded by the coding sequence ATGAAGTTTATGATTGGTTTTTTATTGCTTGTGACGACATCGACCTCGTTCGCTCAGTATGATCTGACCGGCCGTTGGGGCGTCGGTGTGGGTGCAGGTATCAACTCGGTTCTGGGTCCTGATGTATTTACGGAAGGCGCGACTGAACTTGACGGTGGCTTTCATGGCAGCGCGTGGGCGAGATACCATGTGAGTTCACGTTTTGGCCTGGAGCTCAGTTACAGCCGTATGATGTTTAAATTTAAAGATGAAACTTCTCTCCCACTCAATGGAAGAGATCCCGCCGTCGATGCGATCGATTTTAATTTAGCCTACCGTATGTTTCCTTTGGAGCGTTGGCATGCCTTGTTCCAAGTGGGTGCCGGTTACGCCAGAATTTCCGATGTCGGAGCGGGAACCGATAGCGAAGATGATTTTACGTGGAAGGCTCGGGCCGGTGCTGAGTATATGGCCACTCCCGATTTGATGCTTGCCGTTTATGCGGATTACCGTTTTGTGAACTTAGGAAGCGGTACCGATAGCAAAATCGAAGTTCTCTCTCCGTTACTTGGATTAACCTATTACTTCGGTGGAAAAAGCTCGGCTAAAGCGTCTCCGGACTCTGATGGGGATGGCGTTTACGATGATCAGGACAAGTGCCCGAATACCCCTGCAAACGCGAACGTGGGTGGTGACGGATGCCCTCTGACCACTCAAAAAGGGGATGCCGATGGTGACGGCGTCGCTGATGCCGAAGATAAATGCCCTAACTCTGAGCGCGGCCAACCCGTCACTGAGTTTGGTTGCACCAAGACGGATAAACTTGAGATCACATTGAATGTTCAGTTTAAGCCAGGAAGTGCGATCATTGATCCTAAGTTCACCGAGGATCTAAAGAAATTCGCGGAATTCCTAAAACAGTATCCCGACACGACGACAGAGATCGAAGGACACACGGATAACACAGGTTCTGAAAAGCAAAATTACAGCATTTCGCAAAAGCGTGCGAACGCCGTGATGAACTACCTCGTCAAACAAAAGATTGATAAGAAGCGTTTAACCGCTAAAGGTTATGGTCCATCTCAAGCCGTCGGAGATAACAATACTCCCGAGGGTCGCGAGAAGAACCGTCGAGTTGTGGCTCACGTTCAAAGCACGAAGTAA
- a CDS encoding 4'-phosphopantetheinyl transferase superfamily protein gives MHTTPEVLLLPTEFRSLKPQVFFVSNVGSDTHPNYRLQVRQLFSECLRTHRHLVPEQMNDLSFRPRHDNLSLSVSHSLNASAFGWCDKPSQIGVDIEVIERLSAQVLKRVCSREELEACPYVPHLWTAKEAVFKSLQTENNVISNVEILDWRPKKETEWFFTAKWRDREEHIKGIGFSCLKMDHSLSFFVHRP, from the coding sequence ATGCATACGACTCCTGAGGTTCTTCTCCTTCCCACTGAATTTCGTAGCCTTAAACCCCAGGTTTTTTTCGTAAGTAACGTCGGCAGCGACACTCATCCCAACTATCGCTTGCAAGTCCGCCAGCTGTTTTCCGAATGTTTGAGAACTCACCGCCATCTTGTCCCCGAACAAATGAATGACTTAAGTTTTCGTCCCCGTCACGACAATCTGAGCTTAAGCGTGAGCCACAGTTTAAACGCCAGTGCTTTTGGTTGGTGCGATAAACCGTCACAAATCGGGGTCGATATTGAGGTGATTGAGCGCTTAAGTGCTCAAGTTCTTAAGCGCGTTTGCTCGAGAGAGGAACTCGAGGCCTGCCCCTATGTCCCGCATCTCTGGACCGCAAAAGAGGCCGTGTTTAAATCGCTTCAAACCGAGAATAATGTGATCAGTAATGTCGAAATCTTAGACTGGCGCCCGAAGAAAGAAACCGAATGGTTCTTCACGGCCAAATGGCGCGATCGAGAGGAACACATTAAAGGTATTGGATTCTCGTGTCTCAAAATGGATCACTCCCTATCTTTTTTTGTACATAGACCTTAA
- a CDS encoding gliding-motility protein MglA, giving the protein MALINQETKELHCKIVYYGPALGGKTTNIRWVYQATQGPNRSMMMDFDMGTPERTRFFDFLPLEVGEIRGLKVRFHLYTVPGQVIYDASRRLILKNLDGIIFVADSQIDRMDENILSLNNLEKNLELAGYDIKKIPMIIQYNKRDLPNSASIAELRTALNKYNSPDFEAEAEQGIGVMDSLKTLSKSIITTLKSGNV; this is encoded by the coding sequence ATGGCATTAATTAATCAAGAAACCAAAGAATTGCACTGTAAGATCGTTTACTACGGGCCCGCGCTCGGAGGAAAGACGACCAATATTCGCTGGGTTTATCAAGCCACACAAGGTCCTAACCGCTCAATGATGATGGATTTTGACATGGGTACACCCGAGCGCACGCGGTTCTTTGATTTTCTTCCGCTGGAAGTGGGCGAAATTCGTGGCTTAAAAGTTCGTTTTCATCTCTACACCGTTCCGGGACAAGTGATCTACGATGCCAGTCGCAGATTGATTCTTAAAAATCTGGACGGAATTATTTTTGTGGCCGACTCACAAATTGATCGCATGGATGAGAACATTCTGTCTTTAAACAATCTCGAAAAAAACCTAGAGCTCGCGGGCTACGACATCAAAAAAATTCCGATGATCATTCAATACAACAAAAGAGATCTGCCCAATTCGGCATCTATTGCTGAATTGCGCACTGCCTTGAATAAGTATAACTCTCCTGATTTCGAGGCTGAGGCCGAACAAGGCATTGGGGTGATGGACAGTTTAAAAACCCTGTCGAAATCGATTATTACTACTTTAAAAAGCGGTAACGTTTAA
- a CDS encoding TIGR02147 family protein, with the protein MEKPSLSAYTDFREYLKDYFSYRRHLTSKDLRPYSYSDFSAAADIKSPNYLKMIIEGQRNLSPDMAKKFARALKLDKNETTEFEVLVLYGQEKDPLNRNKFVKKLSEIRSANALDQGSIDESTWEKVPSWLSWVLYAMIDQEGIVFDPAVLKKHLRNATNEKQIQIALDKLVQGNDVTIDDNKVAHRSSKMISNADKISPELIRKLQSELIYLGLESLYRDDPKEREISGFTLAMTAEEYSWVRHELRKVRKEIQAKLMMAREKQPGKKVYQMNIQLFPLTRETEAQGGLEKSSESQGTGEKDA; encoded by the coding sequence ATGGAGAAACCGAGTTTATCGGCTTACACCGATTTTCGCGAGTACCTCAAAGATTATTTTTCCTATCGTCGCCATCTTACATCAAAAGATTTGCGCCCCTATTCTTATTCGGATTTTTCTGCCGCTGCTGACATAAAGTCACCGAATTATCTCAAGATGATCATCGAAGGACAAAGAAACCTTTCTCCCGATATGGCTAAGAAATTTGCCCGAGCTCTTAAACTCGATAAAAACGAAACCACCGAGTTCGAAGTCCTTGTCCTTTACGGCCAGGAGAAAGATCCTCTCAATCGTAATAAGTTTGTGAAAAAACTCTCAGAGATCAGATCGGCCAATGCTCTCGATCAAGGCTCCATTGACGAGAGCACTTGGGAAAAAGTTCCGAGCTGGTTATCATGGGTGCTGTACGCAATGATCGATCAAGAGGGCATCGTCTTTGACCCAGCGGTACTTAAAAAACATTTACGAAACGCCACCAACGAAAAGCAAATTCAAATCGCTTTGGATAAATTAGTCCAAGGAAACGACGTCACCATTGACGACAACAAAGTCGCCCATCGTTCCAGCAAAATGATCTCCAATGCGGATAAAATTTCACCCGAGCTCATTCGAAAGCTCCAGTCCGAACTCATTTATTTAGGTTTAGAGTCTTTATATCGTGACGATCCTAAGGAACGCGAGATCAGCGGCTTTACATTGGCGATGACCGCCGAGGAATACAGCTGGGTCCGCCACGAGTTAAGAAAAGTCCGCAAAGAGATCCAGGCCAAATTGATGATGGCTCGAGAAAAGCAGCCAGGTAAAAAAGTCTATCAAATGAATATTCAGTTATTTCCGCTGACCCGGGAAACAGAAGCCCAAGGAGGGCTGGAGAAAAGCTCTGAGAGCCAAGGCACCGGAGAAAAAGACGCGTAA
- a CDS encoding YbaB/EbfC family nucleoid-associated protein → MKRPGGNHSMQAIIKQANQMQTRMKKLQDDLALKEYTATSGGDAVKVTVTSDKIKAISIGENVFKEGDAEMLQDMIITAVNDALTQAKKDHDEQVQSLSKNFNIPGLT, encoded by the coding sequence ATGAAAAGACCTGGTGGAAATCACAGCATGCAAGCCATTATCAAACAAGCCAATCAAATGCAGACGCGCATGAAGAAGCTGCAGGATGACCTCGCTCTTAAAGAATACACTGCGACGAGCGGTGGCGATGCCGTCAAAGTCACGGTGACTTCTGATAAAATCAAAGCGATCTCCATCGGAGAGAACGTTTTTAAAGAAGGGGATGCCGAAATGCTCCAAGACATGATCATCACCGCAGTGAACGATGCTTTGACTCAGGCGAAGAAGGATCACGACGAACAAGTTCAGTCGCTTTCTAAGAACTTCAATATCCCTGGTCTCACGTAA
- a CDS encoding S-(hydroxymethyl)glutathione dehydrogenase/class III alcohol dehydrogenase, whose translation MKIKAAVAWKPNAPLSYEEIDLELPKKGEVLVKIVATGVCHTDAFTLSGADPEGLFPVILGHEGGGIVEAVGEGVTSIKKGDHVIPLYTPECKECEFCTSGKTNLCVKIRATQGKGLMPDGTSRFSKDGKMIYHYMGCSTFAEYTVVPEIALAVVNPEAPLEKVCLLGCGVTTGIGAVLNTAKVTKGSTVAVFGLGGIGLSVIQGAKMAGAKRIIGIDINDDKKAMAEKLGATDFVNPKNYEKPIQQVIVEMTGWGVDYSFECVGSVQLMRAALECAHRGWGESIIIGVAGAGQEISTRPFQLVTGRVWKGSAFGGVKGRTELPGYVNKYMSGEINIDDMVTFEMPLKEINKAFDVMHEGKSIRTVIKM comes from the coding sequence ATGAAAATCAAAGCGGCCGTCGCTTGGAAACCTAACGCTCCTCTTTCCTACGAAGAGATCGATCTTGAGCTTCCTAAAAAAGGTGAAGTCCTTGTAAAGATTGTGGCCACTGGAGTTTGCCACACCGACGCGTTCACCTTGTCCGGTGCAGATCCCGAAGGTTTATTCCCGGTGATTTTAGGTCATGAGGGCGGTGGAATTGTCGAAGCCGTTGGAGAAGGTGTCACCTCCATCAAAAAAGGGGACCATGTCATTCCCCTCTACACGCCGGAGTGCAAAGAGTGCGAATTTTGTACATCGGGAAAAACAAATTTATGCGTAAAAATTCGTGCGACCCAGGGCAAAGGTTTAATGCCCGACGGAACTTCTCGTTTTTCTAAAGACGGAAAAATGATTTACCACTACATGGGTTGCTCGACCTTCGCAGAGTATACGGTGGTTCCCGAGATTGCCTTAGCTGTCGTTAATCCCGAAGCTCCTCTCGAAAAAGTCTGTCTGTTGGGCTGCGGAGTGACCACAGGAATTGGTGCGGTTCTTAATACCGCAAAAGTCACGAAGGGCTCTACGGTCGCCGTATTTGGATTGGGCGGCATTGGCCTTTCGGTGATTCAAGGCGCCAAGATGGCTGGGGCCAAACGCATTATCGGAATTGATATTAACGATGACAAAAAAGCCATGGCCGAAAAACTAGGTGCCACTGATTTCGTTAATCCTAAAAATTATGAGAAGCCCATTCAACAAGTGATCGTCGAAATGACAGGCTGGGGAGTCGATTACTCCTTTGAGTGCGTGGGGAGTGTCCAACTCATGCGTGCCGCTTTGGAATGCGCCCACCGCGGTTGGGGCGAATCCATCATCATTGGTGTGGCTGGCGCAGGCCAAGAGATTTCGACTCGTCCCTTCCAATTGGTCACAGGCCGTGTGTGGAAAGGCTCGGCGTTTGGTGGAGTCAAAGGACGCACTGAGCTTCCGGGATACGTGAATAAATATATGAGTGGCGAAATCAATATCGACGACATGGTTACTTTCGAAATGCCTTTAAAAGAGATCAACAAAGCCTTCGATGTCATGCACGAGGGTAAAAGTATTCGCACCGTAATTAAGATGTAA
- a CDS encoding porin family protein: protein MKSILLAAALIFLGTHANAVTTGNYIKGSTGLTLGGETEINGLSADLDDDFLTPLIFAYGFNLTDEFQGEFEFSYRSNDYEGAGNTDAEVLALAFNVVNSWVLQNNLFLTGGVGGTLGQYDLAPTIDGFALGLQVFIGMDYKIHERTTIGGEFRHFRTLTEADDADFDNTSLLFTAKYDL, encoded by the coding sequence ATGAAAAGTATTCTATTAGCAGCAGCACTCATTTTCCTCGGCACTCACGCCAACGCCGTAACTACGGGTAACTACATCAAAGGATCTACGGGTTTGACTCTCGGAGGAGAGACTGAAATCAATGGATTGTCAGCGGACCTCGATGATGATTTCTTAACTCCCCTTATTTTTGCCTATGGATTCAATCTTACAGATGAGTTCCAGGGCGAGTTCGAATTTTCCTATCGTAGCAATGATTACGAAGGCGCGGGAAACACAGACGCCGAAGTTCTGGCGCTGGCGTTCAACGTCGTCAACAGTTGGGTTCTCCAGAACAATCTTTTCCTCACTGGGGGCGTCGGCGGAACCCTAGGCCAGTATGACCTTGCACCTACGATCGATGGTTTTGCTCTCGGTCTTCAGGTTTTCATCGGTATGGACTATAAAATCCACGAGCGCACAACGATCGGTGGTGAGTTTCGTCACTTCCGCACTTTAACTGAAGCAGATGATGCAGATTTTGATAACACCTCGTTGCTCTTCACCGCGAAGTACGATCTTTAA
- a CDS encoding efflux RND transporter permease subunit, giving the protein MNLIEISIRRPVFAWVLMSAFIIFGAIAASRLGISQMPDVNFPIVDVSVTYEGAVPEIVETEIVDLIEARLLGLEGIKEMRSVVRQGVGSVRLEFDINRDVDVAMQEVQSALSQLRLPIGIDPPVVRKTNPEEEPIMFVGLWADKPLREVIIFAETFLLDQFRFIPNVGEVSIGGFSERNLRIWPYLKKMEKAEITVADILDTLTSQHIESSAGQFVEGDRELRVRWMGEASSVDEVRKLRILRRGNALIQDTAYTIGDVAAVEDGLSDVRRRATVGGLEALSISVKKQRGANEVSVANAVVAKMKELESQLPEGYHLRVNADFTLSTRAVVHSTFEKLFGAALVTILICFLFLGSWQAALNILFSIPTSIFGTFIILYFSGFTMNLFTLLALTLAISIVVDDSIMLLENIIRHFRMGKNPYQAAYDGAMEILPAATATTLAVIAVFLPVIFMDGITGKFFFQFGITMSAAVLISLLEAVTITPMRASAFMAASPKITKFEHYLDQKFEGFSHSYGSFLKRILPYSLVIVAASMIGFAASLLLVHRIKQEFIPPQDQNFIILSAQLPTGASLPATAEFASKIEAVLKDQKEIEGYFVSAGAGGPSAEVNAIFMPLYLTPKENRMGHLELMEVLRSKFKDLKGAKITLRDVSARNLTTGRLFPVSFNVKGPDLAVLREKADEMIKRLESEGMAQDMDTDSKTGVPELQLRPVRNKLAERGVSIDVVSRTLNSAIAGARQNRFTADGRRYDIRVKIPEAEIKSKDDVGKVKVRNQFGNLVSLADVVDIKEEGSLQSITRINRQRAVGVFGQLPPGKSQAVVLARAQQIADEILPDGYTFALEGAAAGLSESFKSLLISLLVGVLVAYMILAVQFNSFIHPVTVLMALPFSVTGALIALWGADVSLNLFSYIGLIVLMGIAKKNSIMLVEFTNQVRDQNKSAVDEALVEACPVRLRPILMTSAATVMAALPLVIGNGLGHETRLPMGLSIIGGTILSTILTLFVVPCLYRVLSRFENRKVIDFKPRESHAGFN; this is encoded by the coding sequence ATGAATCTCATTGAAATTTCTATTCGGCGACCGGTCTTTGCGTGGGTTCTCATGTCTGCATTTATTATTTTCGGAGCCATTGCTGCTAGTCGCTTAGGTATCAGTCAGATGCCGGATGTGAATTTTCCCATCGTAGATGTTTCAGTGACCTACGAAGGGGCCGTTCCGGAAATCGTCGAGACGGAAATTGTCGATCTCATAGAGGCGCGCCTGTTGGGGCTCGAGGGGATCAAAGAGATGCGCTCGGTGGTCCGACAAGGCGTTGGATCCGTTCGATTGGAGTTTGATATCAATCGCGATGTCGATGTGGCCATGCAGGAAGTGCAGTCTGCATTGAGCCAGTTGAGATTGCCCATAGGCATCGATCCTCCCGTCGTGCGAAAAACAAATCCCGAAGAAGAGCCGATCATGTTCGTGGGACTTTGGGCCGATAAGCCGTTGCGCGAAGTTATCATTTTTGCCGAGACATTCTTATTAGATCAATTCCGTTTTATTCCCAATGTGGGCGAAGTATCTATCGGTGGATTTAGCGAAAGAAATTTAAGAATTTGGCCCTATCTCAAAAAAATGGAAAAAGCAGAAATCACCGTGGCCGATATTCTCGACACTTTGACGTCGCAACATATTGAATCGTCGGCCGGTCAATTTGTCGAGGGAGATCGCGAGCTGCGCGTCCGTTGGATGGGTGAAGCGTCATCGGTGGATGAAGTGCGTAAGCTCAGAATTCTTCGACGAGGAAATGCCTTAATCCAAGATACCGCCTACACTATTGGCGATGTGGCCGCTGTTGAAGATGGTCTCTCCGATGTTCGCCGCCGAGCCACGGTCGGGGGATTAGAGGCTCTTTCGATTAGTGTTAAAAAGCAGCGAGGTGCTAACGAAGTTTCTGTGGCCAATGCGGTGGTCGCTAAAATGAAGGAGCTCGAGAGTCAACTGCCCGAGGGTTATCATCTTCGTGTAAATGCCGATTTTACCTTGTCCACGAGAGCGGTTGTGCATTCCACCTTCGAAAAATTGTTTGGCGCAGCTTTAGTGACAATTTTGATTTGCTTTCTCTTTTTAGGAAGCTGGCAAGCGGCGCTGAATATATTATTCAGTATTCCGACTTCGATTTTTGGAACATTTATTATTCTTTATTTTTCCGGTTTTACGATGAACCTTTTTACTTTGCTGGCGCTCACACTTGCGATTTCTATCGTGGTCGATGACTCGATCATGCTCCTCGAGAATATTATTCGGCACTTTAGAATGGGAAAAAACCCCTATCAGGCCGCCTATGATGGCGCCATGGAGATTCTTCCTGCGGCCACGGCAACGACGTTGGCAGTGATCGCTGTGTTTTTGCCAGTGATTTTTATGGATGGAATCACGGGAAAATTTTTCTTCCAGTTTGGAATCACAATGTCTGCGGCTGTGTTGATTTCCCTTCTCGAAGCGGTCACGATCACGCCGATGCGGGCCTCGGCATTTATGGCAGCTTCTCCCAAGATTACTAAATTTGAACACTATTTGGATCAAAAATTCGAAGGCTTTTCTCATTCCTATGGGAGTTTTTTAAAAAGAATTCTTCCTTACTCATTAGTGATTGTTGCGGCGTCGATGATTGGTTTTGCGGCGTCACTCCTTTTAGTCCATCGGATTAAACAAGAGTTTATTCCCCCTCAAGATCAAAACTTTATTATTCTTTCGGCCCAATTGCCCACAGGAGCCTCGTTACCCGCGACCGCAGAATTTGCGTCAAAGATCGAGGCTGTTCTGAAAGATCAGAAAGAGATTGAAGGGTATTTTGTCTCTGCCGGAGCGGGTGGGCCCAGTGCCGAAGTGAATGCGATCTTTATGCCGTTATACCTCACGCCCAAAGAAAATCGCATGGGCCATCTCGAGCTGATGGAAGTTTTGAGAAGTAAATTTAAAGATCTCAAAGGGGCAAAAATAACTTTGCGAGATGTCTCGGCCAGAAACTTAACGACCGGAAGGTTGTTTCCAGTCTCGTTTAACGTAAAAGGTCCCGATCTCGCAGTGCTTCGAGAAAAAGCTGACGAAATGATAAAACGGTTGGAATCCGAAGGTATGGCTCAAGATATGGACACCGATTCTAAAACCGGAGTTCCCGAACTTCAACTACGTCCAGTGAGAAATAAATTGGCGGAGCGAGGGGTCAGCATTGATGTGGTTTCTCGCACGCTGAATTCGGCGATCGCGGGAGCGAGACAAAACCGCTTCACCGCCGATGGACGCCGTTATGATATTCGGGTGAAAATTCCCGAAGCCGAAATCAAATCTAAAGACGATGTCGGAAAAGTTAAAGTGCGCAATCAGTTTGGAAATTTAGTGAGTCTTGCAGACGTCGTCGATATCAAAGAAGAGGGTAGCTTGCAGTCGATCACTCGAATTAATCGTCAGCGTGCCGTCGGGGTCTTTGGTCAACTTCCTCCGGGAAAATCTCAGGCCGTTGTTCTGGCGCGGGCGCAACAGATTGCTGACGAAATTCTTCCCGATGGATATACCTTTGCTCTCGAAGGAGCCGCGGCAGGCTTGTCCGAAAGTTTTAAGAGTTTACTCATTTCGCTACTGGTGGGTGTTCTTGTGGCCTATATGATTCTGGCGGTTCAATTTAATTCCTTTATCCATCCTGTCACTGTTTTGATGGCCTTACCTTTTAGTGTGACAGGCGCCTTAATTGCTCTGTGGGGCGCTGATGTCTCGCTCAATCTTTTTAGTTATATTGGACTGATCGTACTCATGGGGATTGCGAAAAAGAACTCGATCATGCTCGTAGAATTTACAAACCAAGTGAGAGATCAAAATAAGTCTGCCGTCGACGAGGCTCTCGTCGAAGCTTGTCCTGTTCGTTTAAGACCTATCTTGATGACTTCGGCAGCGACTGTGATGGCCGCATTGCCTCTGGTTATTGGCAACGGATTGGGCCACGAGACGCGCTTGCCGATGGGGCTTTCAATTATCGGTGGTACCATTTTGTCCACCATCCTCACATTATTTGTTGTACCTTGCCTCTATAGAGTGCTATCACGGTTTGAAAATCGCAAAGTGATTGATTTTAAACCGCGAGAGTCTCATGCAGGATTCAACTAA